The following are encoded in a window of Arthrobacter sp. NicSoilB4 genomic DNA:
- the asd gene encoding aspartate-semialdehyde dehydrogenase codes for MTTAATPSVGLVGWRGMVGSVLMQRMQEEGDFANINPVFFSTSNAGGAAPAFAGSAGGDAGKLEDAFDVETLAKLPIIVTAQGGDYTKQVHGELRSRGWDGLWIDAASTLRMNDDSIIVLDPINRDVIDKGLANGTKDFIGGNCTVSCMLMGLGGLFKNGLVEWGTSMTYQAASGGGARHMRELLNQFGTLNAEVSSELNDPASAILDIDRKVLAHQRTDIDASQFGVPLAGSLIPWIDADLGNGQSKEEWKAGVETNKILGTSGDEHIIMDGLCIRIGAMRSHSQALTLKLREDLSVAEIEKLLDADNEWAKVVPNTKDASMADLTPVSASGTLDIPVGRIRKLEMGPQYISAFTVGDQLLWGAAEPLRRMLNIATGAL; via the coding sequence ATGACTACAGCAGCTACTCCGTCCGTTGGACTTGTCGGTTGGCGTGGCATGGTCGGCTCCGTCCTGATGCAGCGCATGCAGGAAGAGGGCGACTTCGCCAACATCAACCCGGTATTTTTCTCCACCTCGAACGCGGGAGGTGCCGCCCCCGCCTTCGCTGGTTCTGCCGGGGGCGACGCCGGCAAGCTCGAGGACGCGTTCGACGTCGAGACCCTTGCCAAGCTGCCGATTATCGTGACCGCCCAGGGCGGCGACTACACGAAACAGGTCCACGGCGAGCTGCGCAGCCGCGGCTGGGACGGCCTGTGGATCGATGCCGCGTCCACGCTGCGGATGAACGACGATTCGATCATCGTGCTCGACCCGATCAACCGCGACGTCATCGACAAGGGTCTCGCCAACGGCACCAAGGACTTCATCGGCGGCAACTGCACCGTCTCCTGCATGCTCATGGGCCTCGGCGGGCTGTTCAAGAACGGCCTCGTCGAGTGGGGCACGTCCATGACGTACCAGGCTGCCTCCGGCGGCGGCGCCCGGCATATGCGCGAACTGCTGAACCAGTTCGGCACGCTCAACGCAGAGGTCAGCTCGGAACTGAACGACCCGGCGTCGGCCATCCTGGACATTGACCGCAAGGTCCTGGCCCATCAGCGCACCGACATCGATGCCTCGCAGTTCGGCGTCCCGCTGGCCGGCTCGCTGATCCCCTGGATCGACGCGGACCTCGGCAACGGCCAGTCCAAGGAAGAGTGGAAAGCCGGGGTGGAGACCAACAAGATCCTCGGCACCTCCGGCGACGAGCACATCATCATGGACGGTCTCTGCATCCGGATCGGCGCCATGCGCTCGCACTCGCAGGCGCTTACGCTCAAACTCCGCGAAGACCTCTCCGTCGCCGAGATCGAGAAGCTCCTGGACGCGGACAACGAGTGGGCCAAGGTGGTGCCCAACACCAAGGACGCGTCCATGGCGGACCTCACCCCGGTGTCCGCCTCGGGCACCCTCGACATCCCCGTGGGCCGCATCCGCAAGCTGGAGATGGGACCGCAGTACATCAGCGCCTTCACGGTCGGCGACCAACTGCTGTGGGGCGCGGCCGAACCGCTCCGCCGCATGCTCAACATCGCGACCGGCGCCCTCTAG
- a CDS encoding UDP-N-acetylmuramate dehydrogenase produces MTQTLLSALTTAAVGGPAGRFIEARTEAEIIDAVRSADAAGESLLIIGGGSNLLVSDDGFPGAVLKIASEGFTVSAEDSCGGVAVVVQAGHNWDALVEHAVRHAWSGIEALSGIPGATGATPVQNVGAYGSDVSQTIAAVRTWDRHRNTVQTFTNSELKFSYRDSILKQTTVNGSPRYVVLTVEFQLPVGRMSAPVRYAELARALGVETGQRAYANDVRREVLRLRASKGMVWDAADRDTYSTGSFFTNPIVPADVAAGLPEGAPRYPGGADGLTKLSAAWLIDQAGYGKGFGLEPDSVSGGRASLSTKHTLAITNRGSASAADLLAIAREVRRGVVERFGIELHPEPLLIGIEL; encoded by the coding sequence GTGACCCAGACTCTGCTTTCCGCCCTGACCACGGCCGCCGTCGGCGGCCCCGCCGGCCGTTTCATCGAGGCCCGCACCGAGGCCGAGATCATCGACGCCGTCCGTTCCGCGGACGCGGCCGGCGAGTCGCTGCTGATCATCGGCGGCGGCTCCAACCTGCTCGTGTCCGACGACGGGTTCCCCGGCGCCGTCCTGAAGATCGCCTCGGAGGGATTCACCGTCAGCGCCGAGGACTCCTGCGGCGGCGTCGCCGTCGTTGTCCAGGCCGGCCACAACTGGGACGCCCTGGTGGAGCACGCCGTGCGGCACGCCTGGTCCGGCATCGAGGCGCTCTCCGGCATCCCCGGCGCCACGGGTGCAACCCCCGTCCAGAACGTCGGCGCCTACGGCTCGGACGTTTCCCAGACCATTGCCGCCGTGCGCACCTGGGACCGGCACCGCAACACTGTGCAGACGTTCACCAACTCGGAGCTGAAGTTCAGCTACCGCGATTCGATCCTCAAACAGACCACCGTGAACGGCTCCCCGCGCTATGTTGTGCTCACGGTCGAGTTCCAGCTGCCCGTGGGGCGGATGAGTGCCCCCGTACGGTACGCCGAGCTCGCCCGGGCGCTAGGCGTCGAGACCGGCCAGCGGGCCTATGCCAACGATGTCCGGCGCGAGGTGCTCCGGCTCAGGGCATCCAAAGGCATGGTGTGGGACGCTGCGGACCGGGACACCTATTCCACCGGTTCCTTCTTCACGAACCCGATCGTGCCGGCAGACGTGGCCGCCGGGCTGCCCGAGGGTGCGCCGCGGTACCCCGGCGGCGCCGACGGGCTGACCAAGCTCTCCGCGGCCTGGCTGATCGACCAGGCCGGCTACGGCAAGGGATTCGGGCTCGAACCGGACAGCGTATCCGGCGGCCGGGCCTCGCTGTCCACCAAACACACCCTGGCCATCACCAACAGGGGATCGGCCAGCGCGGCGGACCTGCTGGCGATCGCGCGTGAGGTGCGCCGCGGCGTCGTCGAACGCTTTGGGATCGAACTGCATCCGGAACCGCTGCTCATCGGCATTGAGCTCTAA
- a CDS encoding MFS transporter: MSVSTGQAAEVTHWRNAVVAAYAVSGIAFATWVSRLPAIRDGLDLTPGNIGLLLLCMTLGSFISVSASGLIVLRFGSKQTIRIGSIMVGTGLVLAGLGTSVLVNPLAVAAGLAVIGLGTASWNTASNVEGAAVERAVNRHIMPRLHGAFSLGTVAGAAAGAWAAGAGVPVVWHFGAVGVLVAVSVATAASWFRADITPVEGRHSFKPDRPDTFEDPSTGPIPVIRPATDRPDEPLDNKRQIAQAWRDRRTLLLGVLVLGLALAEGAAGDWVALALADGHGQSDAAGAAGYGLFVTFMTVGRFAGTVVLDRFGRVPVMRWCAALAVVGLGLFVFAPAPWLAYVALAVWGLGASLGFPVGMSAAADDPVKAAARVSVVSTIGYGAFLCGPPLLGLLAEHVGILHSLLAVMVMLVVSFLLSPVARKLT; the protein is encoded by the coding sequence ATGAGCGTCAGCACGGGCCAGGCCGCGGAGGTGACCCACTGGCGTAACGCCGTCGTGGCCGCCTACGCGGTCAGCGGCATCGCCTTCGCCACGTGGGTGTCCCGGCTGCCGGCCATCCGCGACGGGCTGGACCTCACCCCGGGGAACATCGGGCTGCTGCTGCTGTGCATGACACTGGGGTCCTTCATCTCGGTCTCCGCGTCGGGGCTGATCGTGCTCAGGTTCGGCTCGAAGCAGACCATCCGGATCGGCAGCATCATGGTGGGCACCGGACTGGTCCTCGCGGGCCTTGGCACCTCCGTGCTGGTCAACCCGCTCGCCGTCGCGGCGGGACTGGCCGTGATCGGACTCGGCACCGCCAGCTGGAACACGGCCTCCAACGTCGAGGGTGCCGCCGTGGAGCGCGCCGTCAACCGGCACATCATGCCCCGGCTGCACGGCGCCTTCAGCCTCGGCACCGTGGCCGGCGCCGCGGCCGGCGCCTGGGCCGCGGGCGCCGGCGTGCCCGTCGTCTGGCACTTCGGCGCCGTGGGCGTGCTGGTCGCGGTCTCCGTGGCCACCGCCGCCTCCTGGTTCCGCGCCGACATCACCCCGGTGGAGGGCCGCCACAGTTTCAAGCCGGACAGGCCCGATACGTTCGAGGATCCCTCCACCGGGCCGATCCCGGTCATCCGTCCGGCCACGGACCGGCCCGATGAACCGCTGGACAACAAACGCCAGATCGCCCAGGCCTGGCGGGACCGCCGGACACTCCTGCTGGGCGTCCTGGTGCTGGGCCTCGCCCTCGCTGAGGGCGCGGCCGGGGACTGGGTGGCGCTCGCGCTCGCCGACGGCCACGGCCAGTCCGACGCTGCGGGCGCCGCGGGGTACGGGCTTTTCGTCACGTTCATGACCGTGGGGCGCTTCGCCGGCACGGTGGTGCTGGACCGCTTCGGCCGCGTCCCCGTAATGCGCTGGTGCGCGGCCCTGGCCGTAGTGGGCCTGGGCCTGTTCGTCTTCGCGCCGGCGCCCTGGTTGGCCTATGTGGCCCTCGCGGTCTGGGGCCTGGGCGCGTCGCTGGGCTTCCCGGTGGGCATGTCCGCCGCCGCGGACGATCCGGTTAAGGCGGCCGCCCGGGTCTCGGTGGTGTCCACGATCGGCTACGGCGCGTTCCTCTGCGGCCCGCCCCTGCTGGGGCTGCTGGCGGAGCATGTCGGCATCCTGCACTCGCTGCTGGCCGTCATGGTGATGCTGGTGGTCAGCTTCCTGCTCTCCCCGGTGGCCCGGAAACTCACCTGA
- a CDS encoding winged helix DNA-binding domain-containing protein, with protein MRATGRVRLSRGILGRLRLASQGLAGSGFRSVAAAVRWMTAMQAQDLQASLWAVGQRVPGSRVADVRSALDRGEIVRSWPMRGTLHLLAPEDLKWMLAITSDRLIRGMAGRHRELDIDAADVDAAADTALQLVSGGAAASRAELFQAFEQAGQSTAGQRGIHLLGMLCQRGWLVQGPLAGNQQLVVAFDDWITESRVLDRADGIAEWLLRYLRSHGPATERDFSWWSGIPLTEVRTALARVSDQLVELKFEGTSYWLSPETAALLDDGVPAGRLVLALPGFDEFLLGYTDRALVLPPEHADKIVPGGNGVFRKTIVAGGQVVGTWDVSRSGKAAVVVPEPFDDVNGLRPAAQRSFELQAAKYRRFLGT; from the coding sequence ATGAGAGCAACGGGGCGTGTCCGGCTCAGCCGGGGGATCCTGGGCCGGCTGCGGCTGGCCTCGCAGGGCCTGGCCGGGTCCGGGTTCCGCAGCGTCGCGGCAGCAGTGCGCTGGATGACTGCCATGCAGGCGCAGGACCTGCAGGCCTCCCTCTGGGCTGTCGGCCAGCGGGTCCCTGGTTCCCGGGTGGCCGATGTCCGCAGCGCCCTTGACCGGGGGGAAATCGTCCGCTCCTGGCCGATGCGCGGAACACTGCACCTGCTGGCTCCCGAAGACCTGAAATGGATGCTGGCCATTACCTCCGACCGGCTGATCCGGGGCATGGCCGGGCGCCACCGGGAGCTCGACATCGATGCCGCGGACGTCGATGCCGCGGCGGACACCGCGCTGCAGCTGGTCTCCGGCGGGGCGGCCGCCAGCCGGGCGGAGCTGTTCCAGGCCTTCGAACAGGCGGGCCAGTCCACGGCCGGCCAGCGCGGCATCCACCTGCTGGGGATGCTGTGCCAGCGGGGCTGGCTGGTGCAGGGCCCGCTGGCCGGCAACCAGCAACTCGTCGTGGCCTTCGACGACTGGATCACCGAGTCGCGCGTCCTGGACCGTGCGGACGGCATCGCCGAGTGGCTGCTGCGCTATCTGCGCAGCCACGGGCCCGCCACGGAACGCGACTTTTCCTGGTGGTCCGGCATCCCCCTGACCGAGGTCCGCACGGCCCTGGCCCGGGTGTCGGACCAGCTGGTGGAGTTGAAATTCGAGGGGACCAGCTACTGGCTCTCCCCGGAGACTGCGGCGCTGCTCGACGACGGAGTCCCGGCCGGCCGGCTGGTGCTGGCATTGCCGGGATTCGACGAGTTCCTGCTCGGCTACACGGACCGGGCGCTCGTGCTGCCGCCGGAGCATGCGGACAAGATCGTGCCGGGCGGCAACGGGGTCTTCCGGAAGACAATCGTTGCCGGCGGCCAGGTCGTCGGCACCTGGGACGTGTCCCGCAGCGGAAAGGCCGCGGTGGTTGTCCCCGAGCCCTTCGACGACGTCAACGGGCTGCGGCCTGCCGCCCAAAGATCGTTCGAGCTGCAGGCCGCAAAGTACCGGAGATTCCTCGGCACCTGA